Proteins from one Impatiens glandulifera chromosome 2, dImpGla2.1, whole genome shotgun sequence genomic window:
- the LOC124926241 gene encoding eukaryotic translation initiation factor-like — protein MGEPDEVETKQTHPLEKKWTFWFDNQSKPKQGAAWGSSLRKVYTFETVEEFWCLYDQIFKPSKLPANADFHLFRSGIEPKWEDPECANGGKWIVTSSSKTNLDHLWLETLMAMIGEQFDEAEDICGVVASVRPRQDKLALWTKSASNEAAQMRIGRKWKEILDFADKINYSFHDDSKRERSAKGRYSV, from the exons ATGGGTGAGCCGGACGAAGTGGAGACGAAGCAGACGCATCCTTTGGAAAAGAAATGGACCTTCTGGTTTGACAATCAATCGAAGCCTAAGCAAGGCGCTGCCTGGGGTTCATCCCTTCGCAAGGTCTACACATTTGAAACTGTTGAGGAGTTTTGGTG TCTGTATGATCAGATCTTCAAGCCTAGTAAGTTGCCTGCGAATGCTGACTTCCACCTGTTTAGATCCGGTATTGAGCCTAAGTGGGAAGATCCTGAATGTGCTAATGGGGGCAAATGGATTGTCACAAGTAGCAGTAAAACTAATCTTGACCACCTTTGGCTCGAAACT CTAATGGCTATGATTGGAGAACAGTTTGATGAAGCTGAAGATATATGTGGTGTTGTTGCTAGTGTTCGGCCTAGACAAGATAAACTTGCCCTCTGGACTAAGTCAGCATCTAATGAGGCTGCTCAG ATGCGAATTGGGAGGAAGTGGAAGGAAATCCTGGATTTTGCTGATAAGATTAATTACAGTTTTCAT GATGACTCCAAACGCGAAAGATCAGCAAAAGGTCGATACAGCGTGTGA
- the LOC124924990 gene encoding uncharacterized protein LOC124924990, with the protein MGCFIVCLGFSKKRKRRIRPSNKLISGDQIYGSYRHLDSQDVTLAESAVLESDCSNHNEAKVNSGIKIKKKVTFNLNVKIYEPIPDQDSYSSDKEIGEEIDAKKDKESNNINVKRASIEENKVGYRERGQYECSVLNPVENLTQWREVKEKSKKHPLLKKILTKENLGIMVEKQEEEMIKSSLNFSPKCKLMQDIAIDASLSHWVLTSQQC; encoded by the exons ATGGGTTGCTTCATTGTCTGTCTGGGTTTCTCCAAGAAACGAAAGCGCAGAATCAGACCTTCAAATAAACTCATTTCTGGCGACCAA ATATATGGAAGCTATAGGCATCTGGATTCTCAAGATGTTACTCTTGCGGAATCTGCAGTTTTAGAGTCTGATTGCAG TAATCATAATGAAGCCAAGGTGAATTCTGGCattaagataaaaaagaaaGTCACATTCAACTTGAATGTCAAGATCTATGAGCCTATACCCGACCAGGATTCATATTCCTCAGACAAAGAAATAGGGGAGGAGATTGATGCTAAGAAGGATAAAGAATCCAACAATATAA ATGTAAAAAGGGCATCAATTGAAGAGAATAAAGTTGGGTATAGAGAAAGAGGTCAGTACGAATGCTCTGTGTTGAATCCAGTTGAGAATTTAACTCAATGGAGAGAAGTGAAGGAGAAAAGCAAGAAGCATCCTCTATTGAAGAAGATACTGACAAAGGAGAACTTGGGAATAATGGTGGAGAAACAAGAAGAGGAGATGATCAAGTCAAGTCTCAATTTCAGTCCAAAGTGTAAGTTGATGCAAGACATTGCGATTGATGCAAGCCTCTCTCATTGGGTATTGACCTCACAGCAATGTTAG
- the LOC124923908 gene encoding protein unc-13 homolog, with protein MTYTHFSQPNPEISCPEVDVGPLTTLRESSSLTPLAIDQINPPDLDPPALSPLPCTIKVSDLILPFGKLQNIDSDDLRETAYEIFFTSCRSSPGFGGRNALAYYNAGVDGNPDSACGSPMKGNSTAPSVSGSRVKRALGLRMLRPLVVTRRTNSMDGGGNFSCFSPKISPRASDGNVNVNGLCSPGVTSFNTVPSSPMRGKRPLTTAEIMRQQLKITEQCDSRLRKTLMRTLVGQMGRRPETIIIPLELLRHLKPSEFSDHHEYHIWQRRQLQILECGLILHPFDPIDKNSDAAIRLSELIRSADQTPLDATVVNSDTMRSLCNSVLSLSWRSTNTSDSYPAAEICHWADGYPLNVHIYLTLLRSIFDLREQTALIDEADEILELIKKTWTTLGVNRPIHNLCFMWVLFERFVDGGGGGGVESELLGAALTMMNEVGGDAKKAAAAASTEEMDPMYARILEPLMGAIKSWSEKRLGDYHKYFHKGIISVMENLLPLVFAATRILEEDVSAMAAITRSETTATAGDLTDNRIDNYIRSSIRNAFAQIAESENLTSSTFQEQEVAEALLQLATEMEELAMREKEIYSPILKKWHPIAAGSAAVTLHACYGGMLKQYLERVASLTADTLRALQRAGKLEKLLVQMVVEDSVECEDGGKAIVREMLPYEVETVIMGLFRDWIQDRVKRGKECINKAKENEAWKPKSKHEPYSQSAVELMKTAKEAVEDFFELPIGISDDLVRNFADALDNLFRDYIAFVANCGSKQSYTPNLPPLTRCSRDSKFVKLWKKAAPCAVIVPNELSLCRAEDGQPIRSSTSRGTQRLYIRLNTVQYILSQIHSLDKSLSLSSRIIPSPRETTRRRSIGSSSSYFEAAELAIQAASQHISEVAAYRLIFLDSNSVLYDSLYMGDVATSRIDPALRILKQNLTLLCAIVAERAKQMAVRDAMRASYESFLMVLLAGGSARIFSRQDHEMIGEDFDRLRKLFGECGEGLITGDVLERESEAVEGVVGLMGHTTEQLVEDFSIVACEASGIGVVGNGDGQKLPMPPTTGKWNRADPNTILRVLCHRNDRAANQFLKRTFQLARRR; from the exons ATGACATACACACATTTCTCTCAGCCAAATCCTGAAATTTCTTGTCCGGAAGTCGACGTCGGCCCTCTCACCACCCTTCgagaatcatcttctttaactcctcttgcaatTGACCAAATCAACCCCCCCGATCTCGACCCACCCGCCTTATCTCCCCTTCCCTGCACCATCAAAGTTTCCGACCTCATCCTCCCCTTCGGAAAACTCCAAAACATCGACTCCGATGACCTTCGCGAGACCGCCTACGAGATTTTCTTCACATCCTGCCGTTCTTCTCCCGGATTCGGCGGCCGGAATGCACTCGCCTATTACAACGCCGGCGTCGACGGCAATCCTGACTCCGCCTGTGGATCACCGATGAAGGGGAATAGTACTGCACCGTCTGTTAGCGGTAGCAGGGTTAAGAGAGCTCTTGGGTTAAGAATGCTTAGACCGTTGGTTGTTACACGCCGGACTAATTCAATGGACGGTGGTGGTAACTTTTCTTGTTTCTCACCCAAAATTAGCCCCCGCGCTTCCGATGGAAATGTAAACGTTAACGGTTTATGTAGCCCCGGAGTTACGTCGTTTAACACCGTGCCCTCGTCGCCGATGAGAGGGAAAAGACCGTTGACGACGGCGGAGATTATGCGACAGCAATTGAAGATCACGGAACAATGCGATAGCCGATTGAGGAAGACCCTTATGAGAACACTTGTTGGTCAGATGGGTAGGCGACCGGAGACGATAATAATTCCATTAGAACTATTACGGCACCTGAAACCGTCGGAATTTTCCGATCACCATGAATATCATATCTGGCAAAGGCGGCAACTTCAGATTCTCGAATGCGGTCTCATTCTTCACCCATTTGATCCAATTGATAAGAATTCCGATGCCGCAATCCGTCTCAGTGAACTCATCCGTTCCGCCGATCAAACCCCTCTCGACGCTACCGTTGTCAACTCCGACACTATGCGTTCTCTTTGTAATTCCGTGTTATCTCTCTCATGGCGATCAACCAATACCTCCGATAGTTACCCTGCTGCCGAGATTTGCCACTGGGCAGACGGATACCCACTCAACGTTCACATTTACCTGACATTGTTACGATCCATTTTTGACCTACGAGAGCAAACCGCATTGATCGATGAAGCCGACGAGATACTGGAGCTAATCAAGAAAACATGGACAACACTCGGAGTAAATCGACCGATCCATAATCTCTGTTTCATGTGGGTGCTTTTCGAGCGGTTTGTTGATGGAGGTGGCGGTGGAGGGGTGGAATCAGAGCTTTTAGGGGCGGCGCTTACAATGATGAACGAGGTTGGGGGTGATGCAAAAAAGGCGGCAGCGGCAGCATCGACGGAGGAGATGGATCCGATGTATGCAAGGATTTTGGAGCCGTTGATGGGTGCGATTAAGAGTTGGTCTGAGAAAAGATTAGGCGATTATCATAAATACTTTCACAAGGGTATTATAAGTGTGATGGAGAATTTGTTGCCTTTGGTTTTCGCCGCAACGAGAATATTGGAGGAGGACGTATCCGCCATGGCTGCGATTACAAGGTCAGAGACGACGGCGACCGCCGGTGACTTAACCGATAACagaattgataattatattcGATCATCAATCAGAAATGCCTTCGCCCAG ATAGCGGAATCTGAAAACCTAACGAGTTCAACGTTTCAAGAGCAAGAAGTGGCGGAAGCTCTTCTCCAATTAGCGACGGAAATGGAAGAACTAGCTATGAGAGAGAAGGAAATATATAGTCCCATTTTGAAGAAATGGCATCCGATCGCTGCTGGATCGGCTGCGGTGACCTTACATGCATGCTATGGCGGCATGTTGAAGCAGTATCTTGAGAGGGTAGCGTCGCTTACTGCCGACACTTTGAGGGCTCTTCAAAGAGCCGGAAAACTCGAGAAGCTTTTGGTGCAGATGGTTGTGGAGGATTCTGTTGAATGTGAGGATGGAGGGAAAGCTATTGTTAGAGAAATGCTTCCATATGAAGTTGAGACTGTTATAATGGGATTGTTTAGGGATTGGATACAAGATAGGGTTAAGAGGGGAAAAGAATGCATTAACAAAGCCAAAGAGAATGAG gCGTGGAAGCCGAAGTCGAAACATGAGCCCTATTCTCAATCGGCCGTGGAGTTGATGAAGACGGCTAAGGAAGCGGTGGAGGATTTCTTCGAGCTTCCTATTGGCATTTCCGATGATTTAGTTCGGAACTTTGCAGACGCGTTGGATAATTTATTTCGCGATTACATTGCTTTCGTCGCCAATTGTG GATCAAAGCAAAGCTACACACCAAACTTACCACCACTAACCCGATGCAGTCGCGACTCCAAATTCGTGAAGCTTTGGAAGAAGGCCGCGCCATGCGCGGTCATCGTCCCCAACGAATTATCCCTTTGCAGAGCAGAAGACGGTCAGCCAATCCGTTCATCAACAAGCCGTGGCACTCAACGTCTCTACATCCGTCTCAACACTGTACAATACATCCTTTCCCAGATTCATTCCCTCGACAAATCCCTCTCACTTTCATCCCGTATAATCCCCTCTCCACGCGAAACAACTCGTCGCCGTAGCATTGGTTCATCCTCTTCCTACTTTGAAGCAGCCGAATTAGCAATCCAAGCCGCCAGTCAACACATATCCGAAGTCGCAGCTTACCGTCTCATCTTCCTCGACTCGAATTCAGTACTGTACGATTCCTTATACATGGGAGATGTCGCCACTTCTCGTATTGATCCCGCGTTAAGGATTTTAAAACAGAATCTCACCTTACTATGCGCGATTGTCGCGGAACGAGCTAAGCAAATGGCGGTTAgggatgcaatgagagcttcTTATGAGTCCTTCTTGATGGTCCTTCTTGCTGGAGGAAGTGCACGGATTTTTAGTCGGCAGGATCATGAGATGATCGGGGAGGATTTTGATCGATTGAGGAAGCTTTTTGGGGAGTGCGGAGAAGGGTTAATTACAGGGGATGTTTTAGAACGTGAATCGGAAGCGGTGGAAGGGGTGGTGGGGTTGATGGGACATACGACTGAGCAATTGGTGGAGGATTTTAGTATTGTGGCGTGTGAAGCTAGTGGGATAGGTGTGGTTGGAAATGGAGATGGACAGAAGTTGCCTATGCCGCCCACGACTGGGAAATGGAACAGAGCTGATCCAAATACGATTCTTAGAGTTCTTTGCCATAGAAATGATCGAGCAGCTAATCAGTTCTTGAAGAGGACATTTCAGCTAGCGAGGAGGAGGTGA